Genomic window (Actinomycetes bacterium):
ACGGGGACGGTGATTTCATACTGCCCCTCCTGCAGACACGTGTCGGGATGTTTCCGGCTGGCCAAGCCTGTGCTGGCTGGACCGGTTCGCGGGTTCGCTTGCTGTGAGCATGGTAGGTGACGATGACACTATCCGGCGGCCCGGCGTGGCCTGGTGCGGCGGGCGGCCGGGTTGAGGTGCCCGGATTCGGCGATGCGGCGCCGGCAGGCGGTCTCGGCCTGGTCGTTCCAGGTGATGCAGAGCCGGTTGCCAGGACCGCGCCGCGCGTCGAGCTGGGCGGACTCGATCCAGTAGTAGATGACGCCGGCGCTGCAGCCGAGGCGGCGGGCGGCCTCGGCGACGCTGATCTCGCTGGCCGCATACGGCGGCGGGGCCGGGATGTTGTAGGCGTGGCGGATCCACTGCACGGCCTTGACGTCGAACGGCCGGCCGTTCCCGGTGACCAGCCCGGCTGTGTTCAGTTCGGCTGCCAGCTCGGCGGTGGGCGTGACCGAGCCGAGCCGGCGGACCATCTCGACGGCCTGGGACGGGCTGCGCCTGGCGGTGCCGGGATGGATGGCCCGGGCCACGCTCAGCTCGTCGGTGGCGCCGGTGTGCCAGCAGATCCCGATCCGGACCTTGGCCTGGTCGGGTTCGGGCAGCAAGGTGACGTCGGCGATCAGTGTGCGCAGCAGCCGCTTGCGGCCCTTGTTACTGGTTGCCGGGGCGTGCCACAGCCCGGGCAGGTCGGCGGCGAGCTTCTCCAGCTCAGCCCGGCCGGGCAGCGGCGGCAGCGCGTCGGCGGCGGCTTCCAGCGCCTGCTCAGCCTCGGCGAGCGCGGCGAGCCTGGTCTCCCAGCGGGCTTCCAGGCTGCGGGCGACCAGCCGGTTCTCCGGCTCCACCTGGTGGAAGGCGCGTTCGGCCCGGTCTGCCTCGTAGCGGGCGCGCTCGGCGGCCAGCTCGGCCGCGCGGCTGACCCGCTGGTGCCGGCCGGCCACCTCATCGGCTGCTGACAGCGCGAGGGCGACCTGCTCGGGGGTGAGCGCGTCCAGCAGCACGCGCGCGACCGCGTCATCCACGGTGGCCGCGGCCACCGACCTGCAGGTGGGCGTGGTCAGCCGGTCGGCGCGGGAGGAGCACTCATAGGAGGGCCGGGCATCGGTGTGATAATTGGTGCGCATCGGCTTGCCGCAGGACCCGCAGGTGATGATCCCCTGACACAGCGCGCAGCCCTCCCGCGGCGGCCGGGCTCCCGCGTTGGTGCGGTTGGCCGCCAGCCTGGCCTCGTTCGCGAGATAGCCAGCCCAGGTGATGTATCCCTCGTGGTGGTCTTTGATCAGCACCGGCCACTGGGTGCGGGGCCGCTCGACCAGCCCGCTGCGCACCGTGCCGTCCGGTTCCACGGTGCGGCGCGAGCCATACCGCCCGTGCACGTAGGCCCCGGCGTAACAGGGATTCTTCAAGACCCCGATCACCCGTGCGTGGGTGAGCCGCCCCCAGCGCAGCTGCCCGGCCCACGCCCCGCCGTAAGCACGCAGCGGGAACTTGCGGTCCTTGAAGGCCGCGACAACTCCGTAGGCCGACCCGCATGCAGCAAACGCAGCGAACACATCGCGGATGGCGGCCTGGACCTCGGCATCGGGGTCGATCACCACATCCCCGGCGTCGTCGTGGACATAGCCGACCGGCAGCGGGGTGCGCAGCTCGCCGCGTTCGGCCGCGGCCCGCTTGTTCGCGTGCAGCCGCTGTGCCATCACGTGCAGTTCCATCTCGCCCATGGTGCCCTTGAAGCCCAAAAGGACGCGGTCGTTCACATCGGCGGGGTCGTAGACGCCGTCGGGGTCGATCAGCAGCGTGCCGGTGATCCGGGCGAATTCGGCCAGCCGGGCCACGTCGGCGTTGGATCGGGCCAGCCGGGTGATCTCGATCCCGAAGATCGCACCGACATCGCCGGAGCAGACCCTGGTGACCAGCTCGGTGAACCCTGCCCGGGCCACCCCCCACTTGCCGGAGATCCCCAGGTCGGTGTCGATCACCTCGATCGAGGTGCGCGGCCAGCCCAGCGCGGCCGCCTTGTCCGCCAGGGCGTACTGGCTCTTGGTCGACTCGGTGTGCTCGCGGACCTGCGCCATCGAGGACTGGCGAAGATAGACCAGCGCTGCCCGTTCCCGGTGACTGCTCGTGATCTTGTGCTCGCCGTTCATCCGCGCCTCCCAGCACACAGATGGTCATGTTGGCCAGCGCCGTCACCGCCTCGGCCCGCGCGGGACCGGTCAGGACGGCGGCGCCCATCAGCTACTGCAGTTCTCTGCGGGCCAGCAGCTCGGCGTTGATCGCCGAGATCTCCGCCAGCACCGCCTCGGCCCGCTCGCCCCGGCGCAGGTAGCGGCGCACCACCCCGGCCAGCGCGGCCGGCACATACCGCGCCCGGCCACGGCCGGCCGGGCGTGGGGTGAGGTAGGCATACGGGCCGTGCGGCTCGCCGGCCGCGCACCGGCAGCCGGGCCTGCCGCACCGGCGCGCCTGCTCGGTCAGGACACCGGTCAGCACCTGTTCCACGTCGCCGAGCCGGGCCGCCGCCGCGCGGCGGCGGGACAGCAGCTGCCGGGTGGACAGGCCCCGGAGATCGCGCTTGTGTGTATTCATCACACAAGAGTATGCCGTGAACAGGAATCCCGGTCAACAACCACGAAGCGAACGAGCAAGCGTGTCGAGCTCGGCCAGCCCCTCAGCAGACAGCCGGTGAGCCAGCGGCAGCTCGCCGCGGTCAGTCCACGACTGCGGCAGCGTGATCTGGCCGCTGACACCGCCAGCGCACACGAACACCATGCCGCCGGCGCGGCGCTTC
Coding sequences:
- a CDS encoding recombinase family protein, which encodes MNGEHKITSSHRERAALVYLRQSSMAQVREHTESTKSQYALADKAAALGWPRTSIEVIDTDLGISGKWGVARAGFTELVTRVCSGDVGAIFGIEITRLARSNADVARLAEFARITGTLLIDPDGVYDPADVNDRVLLGFKGTMGEMELHVMAQRLHANKRAAAERGELRTPLPVGYVHDDAGDVVIDPDAEVQAAIRDVFAAFAACGSAYGVVAAFKDRKFPLRAYGGAWAGQLRWGRLTHARVIGVLKNPCYAGAYVHGRYGSRRTVEPDGTVRSGLVERPRTQWPVLIKDHHEGYITWAGYLANEARLAANRTNAGARPPREGCALCQGIITCGSCGKPMRTNYHTDARPSYECSSRADRLTTPTCRSVAAATVDDAVARVLLDALTPEQVALALSAADEVAGRHQRVSRAAELAAERARYEADRAERAFHQVEPENRLVARSLEARWETRLAALAEAEQALEAAADALPPLPGRAELEKLAADLPGLWHAPATSNKGRKRLLRTLIADVTLLPEPDQAKVRIGICWHTGATDELSVARAIHPGTARRSPSQAVEMVRRLGSVTPTAELAAELNTAGLVTGNGRPFDVKAVQWIRHAYNIPAPPPYAASEISVAEAARRLGCSAGVIYYWIESAQLDARRGPGNRLCITWNDQAETACRRRIAESGHLNPAARRTRPRRAAG
- a CDS encoding DUF6788 family protein, which translates into the protein MNTHKRDLRGLSTRQLLSRRRAAAARLGDVEQVLTGVLTEQARRCGRPGCRCAAGEPHGPYAYLTPRPAGRGRARYVPAALAGVVRRYLRRGERAEAVLAEISAINAELLARRELQ